In one window of Allorhodopirellula heiligendammensis DNA:
- a CDS encoding protein kinase domain-containing protein, whose product MMTATHCPSHDLLHAYSCGRLPDDDSQLIYEHLQDCMECQSELNAVDDGKDSLIVDLRADDQHAEFGREPECRIALAKALGALAKADETDDGLPLMELPAQLGEYEIIRQIGHGGMGRVLLARHTKLGREVALKVIADHRFTDSQTRSRFDAEMRAVGQLSHPNIVTAHDAREVDGLAVLVTEFIDGRNLHQIVARTGPLSLANASEVILKVAAALEYTSDQGFVHRDVKPSNIMISRSGEVKLLDLGLARFHVGPEVELTATGQTMGTADYVAPEQVANAHDADSRSDVYALGCTFFKLLTGHAPFESEEYPTSFAKLTAHVSARPPSLQSRLPNCPNEVAKLVDTMLEKSPDRRPSTPGEVAKTLSRFARGSDLQQLVRQADASLPSPRPLPISTAAASQSWLRRPVPRVMAIACGFFGLLAGLMLGMFLKIKYPDGSEVTLPIGPGTNIELVAGTDIAADEQAIQPDAEEVPHPQPKPHSGNDTLSRGVNAAQQLTDQLQGIWRITSPSDRTPETEKAVLAYFDGFQFYVATVSTDLQDFSYGNFGTQHDSRDTLIRLEFESAKTPLILSQPTPQDIDQSFSVITQPVKTDGDVMGLPPAQTVRPNTLNFKRVGHFPVTQADNRAVLGDHRLNYNDPYVKALMFIVQSQSMGPKQMRDVVSKSDAAIKTTRSSNNLKQIAIGFHNFTARYDQFPGTENVLGAGPVEEGKQIQPFSWRVAILPLIDQAELFESYRFTEPWDSTYNLTLLDRMPEIYRSPRAPRDQPQGHTNYLGLTTENALMEKKGGTKLRDITDGTSNTILVVESKKTVPWTAPEDLNEYPEFFSPAMYARADGSVNSEEQPDREQIQNMITIDGGER is encoded by the coding sequence ATGATGACCGCCACTCACTGCCCCTCCCACGATCTCCTCCACGCGTATTCCTGCGGGCGTCTGCCGGACGACGATTCCCAGCTGATCTACGAGCACCTGCAGGACTGTATGGAGTGCCAATCGGAGCTGAACGCCGTCGATGACGGGAAGGATTCGCTGATTGTCGATCTTCGCGCCGACGACCAGCACGCGGAGTTCGGCCGCGAACCCGAATGCAGAATCGCCTTGGCCAAGGCGCTCGGCGCACTCGCAAAAGCCGATGAAACCGACGACGGCTTGCCGCTGATGGAGCTCCCCGCGCAGCTCGGCGAATATGAAATCATTCGGCAGATCGGGCACGGGGGCATGGGCCGCGTCCTGCTGGCTCGCCACACCAAACTGGGGCGTGAAGTGGCCCTCAAAGTCATCGCCGATCATCGTTTTACCGATTCCCAGACCCGCAGCCGGTTCGATGCGGAAATGCGCGCAGTCGGACAACTCAGCCATCCGAATATCGTCACGGCCCACGATGCCCGAGAAGTCGACGGGCTGGCCGTGTTGGTGACCGAATTCATTGATGGCAGAAACCTGCATCAAATCGTCGCGAGGACGGGCCCACTGTCACTTGCCAATGCGTCCGAGGTGATTTTGAAAGTAGCCGCCGCTCTGGAATACACCAGCGACCAAGGCTTTGTGCATCGCGATGTCAAACCATCCAACATCATGATCAGTCGCAGTGGCGAAGTGAAACTCCTCGACCTGGGCTTAGCACGATTTCATGTGGGCCCCGAAGTCGAGCTGACGGCCACTGGTCAAACAATGGGAACCGCGGATTACGTCGCTCCCGAACAGGTTGCCAATGCTCACGATGCCGACAGTCGCAGCGACGTTTACGCCCTCGGCTGCACGTTCTTCAAGCTGCTGACCGGACACGCTCCATTTGAATCCGAAGAATACCCGACCTCGTTTGCCAAGCTGACCGCACACGTCTCGGCGCGACCACCGAGTCTCCAATCGCGATTGCCGAATTGCCCAAACGAAGTCGCCAAGCTCGTCGACACGATGTTGGAAAAATCACCTGACCGACGGCCAAGCACACCCGGCGAAGTCGCCAAGACCCTTTCTCGTTTCGCTCGCGGCAGTGATCTGCAGCAACTCGTCAGGCAAGCGGACGCTTCCCTACCGAGCCCACGTCCACTACCAATTTCGACTGCAGCCGCCTCCCAATCTTGGCTGCGCCGTCCTGTTCCGCGAGTGATGGCGATCGCTTGCGGATTCTTCGGACTTTTGGCAGGGCTCATGCTGGGCATGTTCCTCAAGATCAAATATCCCGACGGAAGCGAAGTCACGCTGCCCATCGGACCGGGCACAAATATCGAGCTTGTGGCAGGGACGGATATAGCCGCCGACGAGCAGGCCATCCAACCGGATGCGGAGGAGGTGCCGCACCCGCAACCCAAACCGCACTCCGGGAACGATACACTTTCGCGGGGCGTGAACGCGGCCCAACAACTTACCGACCAACTGCAGGGCATCTGGCGAATTACCTCCCCCAGCGACAGGACGCCGGAAACGGAGAAAGCAGTACTCGCCTACTTTGATGGTTTCCAGTTCTACGTGGCGACAGTCAGCACGGACCTGCAAGATTTTTCCTATGGTAACTTCGGCACTCAACACGATAGTCGCGACACGTTGATTCGCCTCGAGTTTGAGTCCGCGAAGACGCCTCTCATACTGAGCCAACCAACCCCTCAGGATATCGATCAGTCCTTTTCGGTCATCACGCAGCCCGTCAAAACCGATGGCGATGTGATGGGTCTGCCCCCAGCGCAGACGGTTCGACCCAACACGCTGAACTTCAAACGCGTCGGCCATTTTCCAGTAACGCAAGCCGATAATCGCGCCGTACTCGGGGACCACCGCCTCAACTACAACGATCCCTATGTCAAAGCATTGATGTTCATCGTCCAGTCACAATCCATGGGGCCCAAGCAGATGCGCGACGTTGTGAGCAAGTCCGACGCTGCGATCAAAACCACAAGATCTTCAAACAACTTGAAGCAGATCGCGATTGGCTTCCATAACTTCACCGCCAGATATGATCAATTTCCTGGAACGGAGAATGTGCTCGGAGCCGGTCCGGTGGAGGAAGGGAAACAAATCCAGCCGTTCAGCTGGCGTGTGGCGATCCTGCCCTTAATTGATCAAGCGGAGCTATTTGAGTCCTATCGATTCACCGAACCGTGGGACAGCACGTATAACCTCACCCTGCTGGATAGAATGCCGGAAATCTACCGCAGCCCCCGGGCCCCCCGTGACCAACCCCAGGGCCACACAAACTATCTCGGCCTCACCACCGAGAATGCGTTGATGGAAAAGAAAGGCGGTACCAAACTGCGGGACATCACCGACGGCACCTCAAACACGATCTTGGTCGTGGAATCAAAAAAGACCGTTCCTTGGACGGCCCCTGAGGACCTGAATGAATACCCCGAATTCTTTTCACCCGCGATGTACGCTCGGGCCGACGGCAGTGTGAACTCAGAAGAGCAACCTGACCGCGAGCAGATTCAGAATATGATCACGATCGATGGAGGTGAGCGGTGA
- a CDS encoding RNA polymerase sigma factor: MSDTRFPTPPEHPTLSTFCLDGVQQLDPRQWSRLVETFGPIVYRWCRVAGVPESEAADLVQNVFVSVARKIPAFERQKDAGSFRSWLATITRNQVRDFFRQASRRADAQGGTAAQRWMLDQVDHLGDSIDGGSISAPLLKSILETVRAEFEDVTWQAFWLTTIENQQPSLVAERTGLSLVSVYQAKSRVLKRLRAAASQWLE, from the coding sequence ATGAGTGACACCCGATTTCCAACGCCGCCCGAGCATCCGACGCTGTCGACGTTCTGCTTGGACGGTGTTCAGCAACTCGATCCGCGGCAGTGGAGCCGTCTGGTGGAGACATTTGGACCGATTGTCTATCGTTGGTGCCGTGTCGCCGGCGTCCCCGAGTCGGAGGCCGCTGACTTAGTCCAGAACGTCTTCGTTTCGGTCGCCCGCAAGATCCCAGCGTTTGAGCGGCAAAAAGATGCGGGCAGCTTCCGATCCTGGCTGGCCACGATCACACGCAACCAAGTCCGCGATTTTTTTCGCCAAGCATCGCGGCGAGCGGATGCTCAGGGCGGCACCGCCGCGCAGCGGTGGATGCTCGATCAGGTCGATCACCTGGGTGACTCGATCGATGGCGGTTCCATTAGCGCACCCCTGTTAAAGTCAATCTTAGAGACTGTCAGAGCGGAGTTTGAGGACGTCACATGGCAGGCCTTCTGGCTGACGACGATTGAGAATCAACAACCGTCGTTGGTGGCCGAGCGAACGGGGCTCTCGTTGGTGAGCGTGTACCAGGCAAAGTCTCGGGTGCTGAAGCGTTTGCGAGCGGCGGCTAGCCAGTGGCTGGAGTGA
- a CDS encoding DUF6800 family protein, producing MPGTERRREISRLRARRKKTSQLLNRVKAGTIDKAEAARKLRRMTPGADAIIKREGLA from the coding sequence ATGCCTGGAACTGAACGTCGTCGTGAAATCTCCCGCTTGCGGGCCCGTCGCAAAAAAACCTCCCAACTGCTCAATCGCGTCAAGGCAGGCACGATCGATAAGGCGGAAGCGGCTCGCAAGCTCCGGCGCATGACCCCTGGCGCCGATGCGATCATCAAGCGTGAAGGCCTGGCGTAA
- a CDS encoding ABC transporter ATP-binding protein, producing the protein MIEAVGLSKFYGPFAAARDVSFSVKQGELVAFLGPNGAGKSTTMKMLTGYIAPSEGFARIAGHNMMDDRIAGSHRLGYLPENGPLYPEMTPMGMLEFFADARGLPSATKKDQIDKVIDICDLSSVIYKPISKLSKGFKQRVGMSQALLHEPDVLILDEPTAGLDPNQIRGVRRTMRKLSETKTILLSTHILQEVEAMADRVILINEGRKVYDGEVEGLRAAGHGDVNEAFHELTGHSES; encoded by the coding sequence ATGATCGAGGCGGTGGGGCTGAGCAAGTTCTACGGCCCGTTTGCTGCCGCCCGTGACGTATCGTTTAGCGTCAAGCAGGGTGAGCTGGTTGCTTTTCTCGGCCCCAATGGGGCGGGCAAGAGCACCACGATGAAAATGTTGACCGGCTACATCGCCCCGAGCGAAGGCTTCGCCAGGATCGCTGGGCATAACATGATGGACGACCGCATCGCCGGCAGCCATCGGTTGGGGTACCTGCCCGAAAACGGGCCGCTGTATCCCGAGATGACGCCGATGGGCATGCTGGAGTTCTTTGCCGATGCTCGCGGGCTGCCGAGTGCGACCAAGAAGGATCAAATCGACAAGGTCATTGATATTTGTGACCTCAGTTCAGTGATCTACAAGCCCATCAGCAAGCTATCCAAGGGCTTCAAGCAGCGCGTCGGGATGAGCCAAGCATTGTTGCACGAGCCCGATGTGTTGATTCTTGACGAGCCGACCGCTGGACTGGATCCCAACCAAATTCGCGGTGTTCGCCGAACGATGCGGAAGCTCAGCGAGACCAAGACCATCCTGCTCTCGACCCACATCCTCCAGGAAGTCGAAGCGATGGCGGACCGCGTTATCCTGATCAACGAAGGTCGCAAGGTTTATGACGGTGAGGTGGAAGGCCTTCGCGCGGCCGGTCACGGTGACGTCAACGAAGCCTTCCATGAACTGACCGGTCACAGCGAGAGCTGA
- a CDS encoding Gldg family protein yields the protein MALNYVSMSLLSVLLYDAVFLLLLLAIVLLLSYTNRAAFAVMKRNFVGYFSNPTGYVFLCIFVFLTSVAAFWPYEFFNSNLATLDQLNYWFPMIMLVFIPAITMSIWAEEKRQGTDELLLTLPASDFDIVIGKYMAAAAIFTFSLLFSQFSTFTTLAVLTEGSLDVGLIFTTYLGYWFVGLAMIAIGMIASFLTGNLTVGFILGALFNAPLAFASLADSVSPSRRFAEWVKDSGIARPFDDFGRGVISSSSIIYFLLVAAVALYVCMILIGRRHWTGGKDGNQMAWQYVVRAIALVVFTVGAVMLFRAHEIGRRDMTEGHVSSLAGATKDLIQNLNDDRPIVIDAFISDEVPELYAQTRYELINLLKEFRAEAAKKNRTIEVNLHDGIDLSSDEAALAAKRFGIEPVTRTFREKGAYTQKKLILGAAFRSGLEKVTVPIFEYGIPVEYELVRSINTVASGTRKRLGIVKSDANLMGGVSMAGMQMQRIDKHRLIDELAKQYEVEEVDLSGPVSPDMYDALFVVQPSSLGPPEFDRLVTAIQAGIPTAIFEDPRPVGASYITATGDAKEAGGGFMGMGGGGPQPKGDIRRLWDVLELNVPGTPAAQGLYDPDLVWQQHNPYPALEAANELWLFIDEAIAQKPGECLSDESPITAGLKQVLAIFSGGVQAKPDSTLKHTPLLRTGPLSGTLDANAIRQILSGGATLAQEIQGLDPYMPIAMSIEGATLTADEDAAAATSENANKAIKVVYVADSDIILPEFLVIRADPKQMELRLQLQNVTFALNAVDWLTGQTDFIDVRSHQMNFASLKMIDARQEQANEQVRKRSREFQKEFDETIRTAQEEIDQELQSLREDVEKLQEEREDGTVPQSVLQEKLIAFQIKQDNQQRILNVRRKSMENERDQKIATVRREADRDVTAIQNQVKTLAVALPCIPPLIVGIMVFASRRLREREHISKSRLK from the coding sequence ATGGCGCTCAACTACGTTTCGATGTCCCTACTCAGTGTACTGCTCTACGATGCAGTATTTCTGTTGTTGTTGCTCGCGATCGTCCTGCTGCTGTCGTACACCAACCGGGCCGCCTTTGCGGTCATGAAACGCAACTTTGTTGGTTACTTCAGCAACCCGACGGGGTATGTTTTTCTGTGCATTTTCGTCTTCCTGACCTCGGTTGCCGCGTTCTGGCCGTACGAGTTCTTCAATTCGAATCTCGCGACGCTCGACCAGCTCAACTACTGGTTTCCGATGATCATGCTGGTGTTCATCCCCGCGATCACGATGAGCATTTGGGCGGAGGAAAAACGCCAAGGGACCGACGAATTGTTGCTCACGCTGCCGGCGAGCGATTTTGATATCGTGATTGGTAAGTACATGGCGGCGGCGGCAATTTTCACGTTTTCGCTGCTTTTCAGCCAATTCAGCACCTTCACAACCCTAGCGGTGTTAACCGAGGGTTCGCTCGATGTGGGGCTGATTTTCACGACCTATCTAGGCTATTGGTTTGTTGGTTTGGCGATGATTGCGATCGGGATGATCGCGTCGTTCTTGACTGGCAACCTCACCGTTGGCTTCATTTTGGGGGCGTTGTTTAACGCTCCCTTGGCCTTTGCCTCGTTGGCTGACTCGGTTAGCCCAAGCCGGCGGTTTGCCGAATGGGTCAAGGACAGTGGTATCGCTCGGCCGTTTGATGATTTTGGACGTGGCGTGATCAGCTCTTCTTCGATCATCTACTTTTTGCTGGTCGCCGCCGTGGCGTTGTACGTTTGCATGATCTTGATCGGACGTCGACATTGGACCGGCGGGAAAGATGGCAATCAAATGGCCTGGCAATACGTGGTCCGTGCGATCGCGTTGGTTGTGTTCACGGTCGGCGCAGTAATGCTCTTTCGTGCCCACGAGATCGGCCGCAGGGACATGACCGAGGGACACGTCAGTTCGCTCGCCGGTGCGACCAAGGATCTGATTCAGAACCTCAATGACGATCGCCCGATCGTGATCGATGCTTTCATCAGCGATGAGGTTCCCGAACTCTACGCCCAGACTCGCTATGAGCTGATTAATTTACTGAAGGAATTTCGCGCCGAGGCAGCCAAGAAGAACCGTACCATTGAAGTGAACCTCCACGACGGTATCGATCTTTCGAGCGATGAAGCGGCTCTGGCGGCCAAGCGATTTGGAATTGAGCCGGTGACGCGCACGTTCCGCGAGAAAGGTGCCTACACGCAAAAGAAATTAATTCTGGGGGCCGCATTCCGCTCGGGGCTGGAGAAGGTCACCGTGCCTATTTTTGAATACGGCATCCCGGTTGAGTATGAACTGGTCCGTTCGATCAATACCGTCGCCAGCGGCACCCGCAAACGGCTCGGGATTGTTAAATCCGATGCCAATTTGATGGGCGGCGTCTCGATGGCGGGCATGCAGATGCAACGAATCGATAAGCACCGGCTGATCGACGAGTTGGCGAAGCAGTACGAAGTCGAGGAAGTGGATTTGAGCGGTCCCGTGTCACCCGACATGTACGACGCGTTGTTCGTCGTCCAGCCGTCCTCGCTCGGGCCACCGGAATTTGATCGGCTCGTGACCGCAATTCAAGCTGGAATTCCCACTGCTATTTTTGAAGACCCGCGTCCGGTCGGTGCCTCGTACATCACCGCTACTGGCGATGCGAAGGAAGCTGGCGGCGGTTTCATGGGCATGGGCGGCGGTGGTCCTCAGCCCAAAGGTGACATCCGTCGTCTGTGGGATGTGCTCGAACTCAATGTCCCCGGTACGCCAGCGGCACAAGGACTCTACGATCCCGACCTCGTGTGGCAGCAACATAACCCGTACCCAGCGCTCGAAGCAGCGAACGAATTGTGGCTGTTCATCGACGAAGCCATCGCGCAGAAACCGGGCGAATGTCTGAGCGATGAGAGCCCCATCACGGCCGGACTCAAACAGGTCTTGGCAATCTTTTCGGGAGGCGTTCAAGCCAAGCCCGATAGCACGCTGAAACACACCCCGCTGTTACGAACCGGCCCTCTTTCGGGCACCCTCGATGCCAATGCTATCCGTCAGATCCTATCCGGTGGTGCCACGCTCGCGCAAGAAATCCAGGGGCTCGACCCTTATATGCCAATCGCAATGTCGATTGAGGGAGCAACTCTGACCGCTGATGAAGACGCGGCAGCAGCGACCAGCGAGAATGCAAACAAGGCAATCAAGGTCGTCTACGTCGCCGACTCCGACATTATCTTGCCGGAGTTCTTGGTCATTCGCGCCGACCCCAAGCAGATGGAACTGCGATTGCAACTGCAGAACGTCACCTTTGCACTGAACGCAGTGGACTGGTTGACCGGCCAGACCGATTTCATCGACGTGCGAAGCCACCAGATGAACTTTGCTAGCCTGAAAATGATCGATGCCCGCCAAGAACAAGCCAATGAGCAGGTTCGCAAACGCAGTCGTGAGTTCCAGAAGGAATTTGATGAAACGATCCGGACTGCTCAAGAAGAAATCGATCAGGAACTGCAGTCGCTTCGCGAAGACGTCGAGAAACTGCAGGAAGAGCGTGAGGATGGCACGGTGCCGCAAAGCGTGCTGCAAGAAAAGCTGATCGCGTTCCAGATCAAACAGGACAATCAACAGCGGATTCTCAATGTGCGTCGCAAGAGCATGGAGAACGAGCGTGACCAGAAAATCGCCACGGTTCGCCGCGAAGCCGATCGGGACGTGACCGCGATCCAAAACCAAGTCAAGACTTTGGCTGTCGCGTTGCCTTGTATCCCACCGCTGATTGTCGGGATCATGGTGTTTGCCTCGCGCCGACTGCGTGAACGCGAGCACATCAGCAAGAGCCGACTCAAGTAA
- a CDS encoding DUF4340 domain-containing protein: MNEGQKTGLFCVIGAVMLAIGLFVSWPDSPTGETSIAAGKPLFPSFKDPLAAASVKIVSFDEAQGQVDTFEVRKDRESGLWTIPSRKGYPADAVEQMKDAANALVGLQILDVQTSNPEDHVALGVVEPKLEVLEAGDIGVGRLVTFRDESQKDLASLIIGEPVKDEEGRRYVRKPGQDPVYVVELDEAALSTKFQVWIENDLLQLSSIDIKSMRMEDYAASMTARGFSLDRNYTAEVLADGSDWKLEQLLEYPSDDPLADPVEVKVGADQVVNKEKLNDLKNALDDLKIVDVARKPEGMSANLRADKDLVSDNEAVTSLATRGFFPVQRGTGSEVEVLSANGELDVTLADGVQYVLRFGNVFGLADEDSGDIEDESSDTAVNRYLLVTARVDESQFPAPELSVVPQTIEELAAMLDESASGEGQDKESGQAESGETADEPAADETEMTESASAEPVDSGETPAETAEPAEAATGEEMTPAEEPAASEPAANEPAAEEPAEMNDAGDGEQPATAEDAPESETPADEGETPADEGETPAEADEAMPAEQAESSEDAPAAEEKPADSGDSAAESEDSDSETPATEEVEVEGGGEATGEGQGQAADDAAATETADEPAESGDTTPEPAAAATAAPESADNESGELAFADLTQEEKVERLEAEQEKILKANTRLLDARKDRLNAAKRRVSDLNARFADWYYVIPEATYRELRISRDELLTAPESAAAATPPAGQGGPSMPFQIPGLNAPR; encoded by the coding sequence GTGAACGAAGGACAAAAAACCGGGCTGTTCTGTGTGATCGGTGCCGTCATGCTGGCCATCGGTCTATTTGTTTCCTGGCCCGATTCGCCCACTGGCGAAACTTCCATTGCCGCTGGCAAGCCGCTGTTTCCAAGTTTCAAAGATCCGTTGGCAGCCGCCAGCGTGAAAATCGTTTCGTTTGATGAGGCCCAGGGCCAGGTTGATACGTTCGAGGTGCGGAAGGATCGCGAATCGGGCCTGTGGACGATCCCGTCCCGCAAAGGATATCCAGCCGACGCCGTTGAGCAGATGAAGGACGCTGCCAATGCCTTGGTGGGGCTGCAGATTCTCGACGTGCAGACCAGTAACCCGGAGGATCACGTGGCCCTCGGTGTGGTTGAACCCAAACTCGAAGTTCTCGAGGCTGGTGACATCGGCGTCGGTCGCTTAGTAACCTTCCGAGATGAGTCGCAAAAAGACCTCGCCTCGTTGATCATCGGAGAGCCTGTCAAGGACGAAGAAGGTCGACGATACGTACGCAAACCCGGACAAGATCCAGTTTATGTGGTCGAGCTCGACGAAGCCGCCTTGTCGACCAAGTTCCAAGTCTGGATCGAGAACGATTTGTTGCAGCTCAGCAGCATCGACATCAAATCCATGCGAATGGAAGATTACGCTGCGTCGATGACCGCGCGAGGATTTTCGCTTGATCGTAACTACACCGCCGAAGTGCTTGCAGACGGCAGCGATTGGAAACTGGAGCAATTGCTCGAGTACCCGTCGGATGATCCGTTGGCCGATCCCGTCGAGGTGAAGGTGGGTGCAGATCAGGTTGTTAACAAAGAAAAACTCAACGACCTCAAGAACGCTCTCGATGATTTGAAGATCGTCGATGTGGCACGAAAGCCTGAAGGCATGAGTGCCAACCTCCGGGCTGACAAGGACCTGGTTTCGGACAATGAGGCGGTCACGTCACTTGCGACGCGCGGCTTCTTTCCGGTGCAGCGAGGGACCGGTTCCGAAGTCGAAGTATTGTCCGCCAATGGTGAGCTCGATGTTACCCTTGCCGATGGTGTGCAGTATGTGCTGCGTTTCGGCAACGTTTTTGGATTGGCCGATGAGGATTCGGGAGATATCGAAGACGAGTCGTCGGACACCGCGGTCAATCGTTATCTGCTCGTCACCGCTCGGGTCGACGAATCGCAATTCCCCGCCCCCGAGCTGAGCGTCGTCCCTCAGACAATCGAAGAGCTCGCCGCGATGCTCGACGAGTCTGCCAGCGGGGAGGGACAAGATAAGGAGTCGGGACAAGCTGAGTCGGGCGAGACAGCGGATGAGCCGGCGGCTGATGAAACCGAAATGACGGAAAGTGCATCTGCTGAACCGGTTGATTCCGGCGAAACCCCCGCGGAAACCGCAGAGCCCGCCGAAGCAGCAACCGGTGAAGAGATGACGCCCGCCGAGGAACCTGCCGCCAGTGAACCTGCGGCCAACGAACCTGCCGCCGAGGAACCTGCTGAAATGAATGATGCCGGTGACGGCGAGCAGCCTGCCACCGCGGAAGACGCCCCCGAGAGCGAGACGCCAGCCGACGAGGGCGAGACGCCAGCGGACGAGGGCGAGACGCCTGCGGAGGCAGATGAGGCCATGCCTGCTGAGCAAGCCGAATCCTCGGAAGACGCACCTGCTGCGGAAGAGAAGCCTGCCGATAGTGGTGATTCCGCCGCCGAAAGTGAGGATTCCGATAGCGAGACGCCAGCGACGGAGGAGGTCGAAGTGGAAGGTGGTGGTGAGGCCACCGGTGAAGGTCAAGGGCAAGCGGCTGATGACGCCGCCGCAACCGAGACTGCTGACGAGCCCGCAGAATCCGGTGACACCACCCCCGAGCCGGCTGCTGCCGCGACAGCGGCACCCGAGTCGGCGGACAACGAGTCGGGAGAGCTCGCCTTCGCTGATCTGACCCAGGAAGAGAAGGTCGAACGGCTCGAGGCCGAGCAAGAGAAAATCCTCAAAGCGAACACGCGTCTACTCGACGCTCGCAAGGATCGGCTGAACGCTGCGAAACGCCGTGTCAGCGATCTCAATGCCCGATTCGCCGATTGGTATTACGTGATTCCCGAGGCCACCTATCGCGAGTTGCGGATCAGTCGCGACGAGTTGCTGACGGCACCGGAATCCGCCGCCGCAGCCACCCCGCCGGCTGGCCAGGGCGGCCCGAGCATGCCATTTCAAATCCCCGGCCTGAACGCACCTCGCTGA
- a CDS encoding ThuA domain-containing protein has translation MTTTSMWVRIRTSILSTLFLCICTASIAQGDDTTLVFEPSSPAIGHIVLVSGDEEYRSEESMPMLGKILSQRHGFKCTVIFSLSADGSYIDPNDAEGLRGLAALDDADLMIIGTRFRHPNKDEAEHITKFLNDGKPVIGIRTATHAFTGKGEFGGKIPFGQWGRQILGEQWVSHHGRHKSQGARGVIVDANADHPILNSVEDVFAPSDVYGVIHLTDDDKILLRAAVTESLDPQSKNITGAKNDPMQPFAWLHTYESPSGNHGQAFATTSGASVDFLNEDLRRMIVNAAFFLTGHDVPAKANVEFVDPFHPTFFGFIKDPDFWKNADRQPSDYGLGKTPELPDPPGSPEWP, from the coding sequence ATGACAACGACTTCCATGTGGGTGCGAATACGAACCAGCATACTCAGCACGCTGTTTCTATGTATTTGCACCGCTTCCATCGCCCAGGGCGACGACACGACACTTGTCTTCGAACCATCATCGCCAGCCATCGGACACATCGTGTTGGTCTCCGGTGACGAGGAATATCGCAGCGAAGAATCGATGCCGATGCTCGGTAAAATCCTGAGCCAACGGCATGGTTTCAAATGCACGGTAATCTTCTCGCTTTCGGCAGATGGCAGCTACATTGACCCCAATGATGCCGAGGGATTGCGAGGGTTGGCGGCGCTCGATGATGCCGATTTGATGATCATCGGCACCCGTTTCCGCCATCCCAACAAGGACGAAGCGGAGCACATCACGAAATTCCTCAATGACGGCAAGCCAGTGATCGGCATTCGCACCGCCACACACGCGTTCACCGGAAAGGGTGAGTTCGGCGGCAAGATCCCGTTTGGACAATGGGGACGTCAGATTCTTGGCGAGCAGTGGGTCAGCCACCACGGCCGCCACAAATCGCAAGGAGCCCGAGGTGTGATCGTTGACGCCAACGCGGATCACCCTATTTTGAACTCCGTCGAGGACGTCTTTGCACCGAGTGACGTCTATGGCGTGATTCACTTGACTGACGATGACAAAATCTTGCTGCGAGCAGCCGTCACCGAGTCATTGGATCCTCAGTCCAAAAACATCACAGGTGCCAAGAACGATCCAATGCAACCTTTTGCTTGGTTGCACACCTATGAATCACCCAGCGGAAATCACGGACAAGCGTTCGCGACTACGTCGGGTGCCTCGGTCGATTTCCTCAACGAGGACCTCCGGCGGATGATCGTCAACGCAGCATTTTTCTTGACAGGACATGACGTTCCCGCGAAGGCCAACGTGGAATTTGTGGATCCCTTTCATCCCACGTTCTTTGGCTTCATCAAAGATCCAGACTTCTGGAAGAACGCGGATCGCCAGCCGAGCGATTACGGACTGGGGAAGACACCTGAGCTGCCCGATCCACCTGGCAGCCCTGAGTGGCCCTAA
- a CDS encoding dodecin, with protein sequence MSDHIYKKIELVGTSPNSIEEATTNAISLASKSIRDMRWFEVIETRGHIVDGKVAHWQVTLKVGFTLESDS encoded by the coding sequence ATGTCGGATCATATCTATAAGAAGATTGAACTTGTCGGCACATCGCCAAACTCGATCGAGGAAGCCACCACCAACGCCATCTCGCTCGCCTCGAAGTCAATTCGCGACATGCGATGGTTCGAAGTGATCGAAACGCGCGGTCATATCGTCGACGGAAAGGTGGCGCACTGGCAGGTTACCCTGAAAGTCGGATTCACATTGGAATCGGACTCGTGA